From Thalassococcus sp. S3, one genomic window encodes:
- a CDS encoding indolepyruvate ferredoxin oxidoreductase family protein gives MSTQKISLNDRFDLEKSPVLLNGTQALVRLMLSQKVRDRADGHNTAGLVTGYRGSPLGAVDLQMTRAAKQLAAHDVTFQFGLNEDLAATALWGSQQAELRGEGKYDGVFGLWYGKGPGVDRSGDAMKHANMAGTSPLGGVLMAMGDDHTGESSTVLHQSEWALVDAYMPVVSPAGVQEILDYGIYGIALSRFSGLWVGLKTMKDTIEATAVVDGDPFRMKLIRPDFDMPEGGLNIRLVDTPHAQETRVIDHKRFAAEAFSHANKMDRRIWGKPGAKIGFVAAGKNWLDLVHALNLLNIDETEAERLGITTYKVGQTFPLDMKGFHDWAEGLDLIVVVEEKRKLIEVQIKEAIFDDRRGRRVWGWHKGGGAGSMHGEELFPTRGALDPIMIAEKLGDILIEEGRDTDGIRAGLAALDAARRADNAEDIAARLPYFCSGCPHNSSTKVPDGSRAYAGIGCHYMVQWMDRETLGYTHMGGEGANWIGEAPFSKTPHVFQNLGDGTYNHSGVQAIRAALAAGTNITYKILYNDAVAMTGGQGNEGDLSAYRIAEELKAMGVPHIAVVYDDKEDVDLKAFPAGVETHERADLMEVQKTYAGHEGVSAIIYIQTCAAEKRRRRKRGTFPDIDKRVFINTDICEGCGDCGVQSNCVSIVPKETELGRKRAIDQSSCNKDFSCIKGFCPSFVTLEGAKVRKEATTELKLPDLPEPQIPQIDGTHNVVITGVGGTGVVTIGAVLAQAAQIDGKGAGMMEMAGLAQKGGAVHIHCRIANDPNDISAIRVATGEADALIGGDLVVSAGAKTLGLTKAGRTGAVVNSHEIITGDFTRDTEFALPSDRLTLALEARLKDRVAMFDASDLAKTTMGDSIFSNMMIFGAAWQRGLIPLSKEAITQAIDLNGAAVERNLRAFEIGRWAVLFPAEAEALLTPNVIELPKTLDEKIAFRADHLVAYQGKRLAKRYRKMLDGIEDAVLREAVAKGYHKLLAYKDEYEVARLLLTSQEKAAAEFEGDFRMTFHLAPPIISKMGKDGRPMKREFGPWMQKPLRIMTRFKALRGTPLDIFGYTAERKMERALIKQYEADLREVLPKLTAGTRDAIIALAELPLQIRGFGPVKEANEAKAAKRREELLAAIRQGGAELAQAAE, from the coding sequence ATGAGTACGCAGAAGATATCCTTAAACGACCGGTTCGATTTGGAAAAGTCACCGGTTCTGCTGAACGGCACACAGGCGCTTGTGCGCCTGATGCTGAGCCAGAAGGTCAGGGATCGCGCGGACGGGCACAATACTGCAGGGCTGGTGACGGGATATCGGGGATCACCGTTGGGGGCGGTCGATTTGCAGATGACCCGCGCCGCAAAGCAGCTGGCAGCCCACGATGTCACCTTTCAGTTCGGGCTGAACGAAGATCTCGCCGCGACCGCGCTCTGGGGCAGCCAGCAGGCGGAGCTGCGGGGCGAGGGCAAATATGATGGCGTCTTTGGCCTGTGGTACGGCAAGGGGCCGGGCGTGGACCGGTCAGGCGATGCGATGAAGCACGCCAACATGGCCGGAACGTCGCCCCTGGGCGGGGTGCTGATGGCGATGGGCGATGATCATACCGGCGAAAGCTCTACCGTGTTGCACCAGTCCGAATGGGCGCTGGTCGATGCCTACATGCCGGTGGTCAGCCCCGCAGGCGTGCAGGAAATCCTGGATTACGGTATCTACGGTATCGCCCTGTCGCGCTTCTCGGGCCTGTGGGTCGGGCTGAAAACCATGAAGGACACGATCGAGGCGACGGCCGTCGTGGACGGTGATCCGTTCCGGATGAAGCTGATCCGCCCCGATTTCGACATGCCCGAGGGCGGGCTGAACATCCGTCTGGTTGACACGCCGCACGCGCAGGAAACCAGGGTCATCGACCACAAACGCTTTGCAGCCGAGGCGTTTTCCCACGCCAACAAGATGGACCGGCGGATCTGGGGCAAGCCGGGCGCCAAGATTGGTTTTGTTGCGGCGGGCAAAAACTGGCTCGACCTGGTCCATGCGCTGAACCTGCTCAACATCGACGAGACTGAGGCGGAGCGGCTGGGCATCACGACCTACAAGGTGGGCCAGACCTTCCCGCTGGACATGAAGGGCTTTCACGACTGGGCGGAGGGCCTAGACCTGATAGTCGTGGTCGAGGAAAAACGCAAGCTGATCGAGGTGCAGATCAAGGAAGCGATCTTTGATGACCGCCGGGGCCGCCGCGTCTGGGGCTGGCATAAGGGCGGTGGCGCCGGCTCGATGCACGGGGAGGAGCTCTTTCCCACACGTGGCGCGCTCGACCCGATCATGATTGCCGAGAAACTGGGCGATATCCTGATCGAGGAGGGGCGCGACACGGACGGCATCCGCGCAGGTCTTGCGGCGCTGGATGCGGCGCGGCGCGCCGACAATGCCGAGGATATCGCGGCCAGGCTGCCCTACTTCTGCTCTGGCTGCCCGCATAATTCGTCGACCAAGGTGCCCGACGGCTCCCGCGCCTATGCGGGGATCGGCTGCCACTACATGGTCCAGTGGATGGACCGCGAGACGCTGGGCTATACCCATATGGGTGGTGAAGGTGCAAACTGGATCGGCGAGGCGCCGTTCTCGAAAACCCCGCACGTGTTCCAGAACCTGGGGGACGGCACCTACAACCATTCGGGCGTGCAGGCGATCCGCGCAGCGTTGGCGGCGGGCACCAACATCACTTATAAAATCCTTTATAATGATGCGGTTGCGATGACCGGCGGGCAGGGGAACGAGGGCGATCTGTCGGCCTACCGCATTGCGGAGGAGCTGAAGGCGATGGGCGTGCCGCATATTGCGGTGGTCTATGACGACAAAGAGGATGTGGACCTCAAGGCCTTCCCGGCAGGGGTAGAAACGCACGAGCGCGCGGACCTGATGGAGGTGCAGAAGACCTATGCCGGTCATGAGGGCGTGAGCGCTATCATCTACATCCAGACCTGTGCCGCGGAAAAACGGCGGCGGCGCAAGCGGGGCACCTTCCCGGACATCGACAAGCGCGTCTTCATCAACACCGATATCTGCGAAGGCTGCGGCGATTGCGGGGTGCAGTCGAACTGCGTCTCGATCGTGCCGAAAGAGACGGAGCTGGGGCGCAAGAGGGCCATTGATCAGTCGAGCTGCAACAAGGATTTCTCTTGCATCAAAGGGTTTTGTCCGTCGTTTGTCACGTTGGAAGGCGCCAAGGTTCGCAAGGAGGCGACGACCGAGTTGAAGCTGCCGGACCTGCCGGAGCCACAGATCCCCCAGATCGACGGCACGCATAACGTGGTGATCACGGGCGTCGGCGGTACGGGCGTCGTGACCATCGGCGCGGTGCTGGCACAGGCCGCTCAAATCGACGGCAAGGGTGCCGGCATGATGGAGATGGCGGGCCTCGCCCAGAAGGGCGGTGCTGTGCATATCCATTGCCGTATCGCCAATGATCCCAACGATATCAGTGCGATACGCGTCGCGACCGGAGAGGCGGACGCGCTGATTGGCGGGGATCTGGTGGTAAGCGCGGGTGCCAAGACGCTGGGGCTGACCAAGGCGGGGCGCACGGGCGCGGTGGTGAACTCTCACGAGATCATCACCGGAGACTTCACGCGTGACACCGAATTCGCGCTGCCCTCCGACCGGCTGACGCTTGCGCTGGAAGCGCGGTTGAAGGACCGGGTTGCGATGTTCGATGCATCGGATCTGGCCAAGACGACGATGGGGGATTCGATCTTTTCCAACATGATGATCTTCGGCGCGGCCTGGCAGCGCGGGCTGATCCCGCTGAGCAAGGAGGCCATCACGCAGGCCATCGACCTCAACGGTGCGGCGGTCGAGCGCAATCTGCGCGCCTTCGAGATCGGGCGTTGGGCCGTGTTGTTCCCCGCCGAGGCGGAGGCGCTTCTGACGCCCAACGTGATCGAATTGCCAAAGACGCTGGACGAGAAAATCGCCTTCCGCGCCGATCATCTGGTGGCCTATCAGGGCAAGCGGCTGGCCAAACGCTACCGCAAGATGCTGGACGGAATCGAAGATGCCGTGCTCAGGGAGGCCGTGGCAAAAGGTTACCATAAGCTCTTGGCTTATAAGGATGAATACGAGGTGGCGCGGCTCTTGCTCACCTCGCAGGAAAAGGCCGCGGCGGAATTCGAGGGCGATTTTCGCATGACCTTCCATCTTGCTCCGCCGATCATTTCCAAGATGGGCAAGGACGGTCGCCCGATGAAGCGGGAATTCGGTCCGTGGATGCAAAAGCCTCTGCGGATCATGACCCGCTTCAAGGCGCTGCGCGGCACGCCGCTCGACATCTTCGGCTACACTGCGGAGCGCAAGATGGAGCGGGCGCTGATCAAGCAATACGAGGCCGATCTGCGGGAGGTGCTACCCAAGCTGACAGCAGGTACGCGGGATGCGATCATCGCCTTGGCCGAACTGCCGCTGCAGATCCGGGGCTTTGGCCCGGTGAAGGAGGCCAACGAGGCCAAGGCCGCCAAACGGCGCGAGGAGCTTTTGGCGGCGATCCGGCAGGGTGGTGCTGAGCTGGCGCAGGCGGCAGAGTAA
- a CDS encoding LysR family transcriptional regulator, translating to MDWDKLRIFHAVADAGSLTHAGDKLNLSQSAVSRQVRALEEALNATLFHRHARGLILTEQGELLFDATKSMTKRLDAASARIRDSEEEVFGELRVTTTFGFGSLWLAPRLPKLYEKYPDLKVDLMLEERVLDLPMREADVAIRMKEPSQADLIRKRLMSVRMCLFASRDYLDREGTPDDISDIADHRLICQSPSSAQVAAGASLVQHLMTFNIRSSLTVNNYFGVLQGVIHNLGIGVLPDYVTEDFPDLVRVMPEIESADVPVFLAYPEELRHSQRIAAFRDFVQDEIISHRKQLRQLGKI from the coding sequence ATGGACTGGGACAAGCTTAGAATCTTTCACGCAGTCGCCGATGCGGGCTCTCTGACGCATGCGGGCGATAAGCTGAATCTCTCTCAATCGGCGGTCAGCCGGCAGGTGCGCGCGCTTGAAGAGGCCCTGAACGCGACGCTTTTCCATCGCCATGCGCGCGGACTGATTCTCACCGAACAGGGCGAATTGCTGTTCGACGCCACGAAATCCATGACCAAACGGCTCGATGCGGCCTCTGCCCGTATCCGCGACAGCGAAGAAGAAGTGTTCGGAGAGCTGCGGGTCACGACCACCTTCGGCTTCGGTTCTCTCTGGCTGGCGCCGCGCCTGCCCAAGCTTTATGAGAAATATCCCGATCTCAAGGTCGATCTGATGCTTGAGGAGCGTGTTCTGGATCTGCCCATGCGCGAGGCCGACGTGGCCATCCGCATGAAAGAGCCCAGCCAGGCAGATCTGATCCGCAAGCGCCTGATGTCGGTGCGCATGTGTCTTTTTGCGTCCCGCGACTATCTCGACCGCGAAGGCACGCCAGATGATATCAGCGACATCGCTGACCACCGGCTGATCTGTCAAAGTCCCAGCTCGGCCCAGGTGGCTGCGGGCGCGTCACTGGTGCAGCATCTAATGACGTTCAACATCCGGTCATCCCTGACCGTGAACAATTATTTCGGCGTGCTTCAGGGCGTGATCCACAATCTGGGCATCGGTGTACTGCCTGATTATGTCACCGAAGACTTCCCAGATCTGGTTCGGGTGATGCCAGAGATCGAGTCGGCCGATGTCCCGGTATTTTTGGCTTATCCCGAGGAACTGAGGCATTCGCAGCGCATCGCCGCGTTCCGCGACTTTGTCCAGGATGAGATCATTTCACACCGCAAGCAGTTGAGGCAGCTTGGAAAAATCTGA
- a CDS encoding PRC-barrel domain-containing protein, protein MKRYAFALSLSMLAATSAAAQIFDESQTRGDSGETYAQENAEFIGATVFDRNGTRIGVVTDAQGQPGTPRSILIRFDPGVSDRYQGMRFPLSERYETEGRIILRESQSELIATLDRISARRAAAQN, encoded by the coding sequence ATGAAACGCTATGCTTTTGCCCTGTCTTTAAGCATGCTTGCAGCAACAAGCGCTGCTGCGCAGATTTTTGACGAAAGTCAGACACGCGGCGACTCAGGGGAAACTTACGCGCAAGAAAACGCAGAGTTCATTGGCGCAACCGTCTTTGACCGGAATGGCACACGTATCGGTGTCGTGACGGATGCACAAGGACAGCCGGGCACGCCGCGTTCCATCCTGATCCGGTTCGATCCCGGCGTTTCAGATCGGTATCAAGGCATGCGGTTTCCGCTGTCTGAGCGTTATGAAACCGAAGGGCGCATCATCCTGCGCGAAAGCCAGTCTGAATTGATTGCAACGCTTGACCGTATTTCGGCGCGCCGCGCTGCGGCTCAAAACTAA
- the purL gene encoding phosphoribosylformylglycinamidine synthase subunit PurL, producing the protein MQEPAITPDLIDSHGLKPDEYQRILDIIGREPTFTELGIFSAMWNEHCSYKSSKKWLRTLPTDGPQVICGPGENAGVVDIGDGQAVVFKMESHNHPSYIEPYQGAATGVGGILRDVFTMGARPIASMNALSFGEPSHPKTRQLVNGVVEGIGGYGNAFGVPCAGGEVRFHPAYNGNCLVNAFAAGLADADKIFYSAASGVGMPVVYLGAKTGRDGVGGATMASAEFDDTIEEKRPTVQVGDPFTEKRLMEACLELMQTGAVISIQDMGAAGLTCSAVEMGDKGNLGVRLNLDDVPCREEAMTAYEMMLSESQERMLMVLKPELEAEAKAVFDKWDLDFAIVGETIAEDRFLIVHNGETKADLPLKALSGNAPEYDRPWEPTPPAEPLADVPQIDPIDGLKALITSPNYAAKQWVYEQYDTMVMADTARTPGIGSGIMRVHGTDKALAFTSDVTPRYVRANPVEGGKQAVAEAYRNLTAVGATPLATTDNLNFGNPEKPEIMGQFVGAIQGIGEAVAALNMPIVSGNVSLYNETDGAAILPTPTIGAVGLIATPDHIIGTEVREGHVALLLGETTGHLGQSALLAEVFNREDGDAPTVDLEAEAKHGDFIRTHAKYIKACTDLGDGGLALAAFELAEGSGVGVVLDSDDTPTLFGEDQARYLIACNFDQAEWLMIEAGRAGIPIQSVGRFTGDCVRMGGAEAPLADLSDLYRGSFAAALA; encoded by the coding sequence ATGCAAGAGCCCGCCATCACGCCGGACCTGATCGATAGCCACGGGCTCAAGCCCGACGAATACCAGCGCATCCTCGACATCATCGGGCGGGAGCCGACGTTTACGGAATTGGGCATCTTCTCGGCCATGTGGAACGAGCATTGTTCCTACAAATCGTCCAAGAAATGGCTGCGCACCTTGCCCACGGACGGCCCGCAGGTGATCTGCGGCCCGGGTGAGAATGCCGGCGTGGTCGATATCGGCGACGGGCAAGCCGTGGTCTTCAAGATGGAGAGCCACAACCACCCCTCCTACATCGAACCCTACCAGGGCGCTGCGACCGGCGTGGGCGGCATCCTGCGCGACGTGTTTACCATGGGCGCGCGGCCCATCGCCTCCATGAACGCGCTCAGCTTCGGGGAGCCCAGCCATCCCAAGACCCGTCAGCTTGTCAACGGCGTGGTCGAAGGCATCGGCGGCTACGGCAACGCCTTCGGCGTGCCCTGTGCGGGCGGAGAGGTGCGCTTTCACCCCGCCTACAATGGCAATTGCCTGGTGAATGCCTTTGCTGCCGGTCTCGCGGATGCCGACAAGATCTTTTACTCCGCCGCCTCCGGTGTCGGCATGCCAGTCGTGTATCTGGGCGCCAAGACGGGCCGCGACGGTGTGGGCGGCGCCACCATGGCCTCGGCTGAATTCGACGACACGATTGAAGAAAAACGCCCCACCGTGCAGGTCGGCGATCCCTTCACCGAAAAGAGGCTGATGGAGGCGTGTCTGGAGCTGATGCAGACAGGCGCCGTGATCTCCATCCAGGATATGGGGGCTGCAGGCCTCACCTGCTCTGCCGTGGAAATGGGCGACAAGGGCAACCTGGGCGTGCGGCTGAACCTCGACGACGTGCCCTGCCGCGAAGAAGCGATGACCGCCTACGAGATGATGCTGAGCGAAAGCCAGGAGCGGATGCTCATGGTGCTCAAGCCGGAGCTTGAGGCGGAGGCCAAGGCCGTCTTCGACAAATGGGACCTCGATTTCGCCATCGTGGGCGAGACCATCGCCGAAGACCGCTTCCTGATCGTCCATAACGGCGAGACAAAGGCCGATCTGCCGCTCAAGGCCCTGTCGGGCAACGCCCCCGAATATGACCGCCCCTGGGAACCGACCCCGCCGGCCGAACCGCTGGCCGACGTCCCGCAGATCGACCCGATCGACGGGCTGAAGGCCCTGATCACCTCGCCCAACTACGCGGCCAAGCAATGGGTTTACGAGCAATACGATACCATGGTCATGGCCGACACGGCCCGCACGCCGGGGATCGGCTCTGGCATCATGCGGGTGCATGGCACCGACAAGGCGCTGGCCTTCACCTCTGACGTGACACCGCGCTATGTGCGCGCCAACCCGGTCGAAGGCGGCAAACAGGCCGTCGCCGAAGCCTATCGCAACCTTACCGCCGTGGGGGCCACGCCGCTGGCCACCACCGACAACCTCAACTTCGGCAACCCCGAAAAGCCCGAGATCATGGGCCAGTTCGTCGGCGCCATTCAAGGCATCGGAGAGGCCGTCGCGGCCCTCAACATGCCCATCGTTTCCGGTAACGTGTCGCTCTACAACGAAACCGACGGTGCCGCGATCCTGCCCACGCCCACTATCGGCGCCGTAGGCCTGATCGCCACGCCTGACCACATCATCGGAACCGAGGTGCGCGAGGGCCATGTCGCACTCCTGCTGGGTGAAACCACCGGCCACCTCGGCCAATCCGCTTTGCTGGCCGAAGTATTCAACCGCGAAGACGGTGACGCCCCGACGGTGGACCTTGAAGCCGAAGCCAAGCACGGCGATTTCATCCGCACCCATGCCAAATACATCAAGGCCTGCACCGATCTGGGCGATGGCGGGCTGGCGCTGGCGGCGTTCGAGCTCGCCGAAGGCTCCGGCGTGGGCGTCGTGCTCGACAGTGACGACACACCCACCCTCTTTGGCGAGGATCAGGCGCGTTACCTGATCGCCTGCAATTTCGACCAGGCCGAATGGCTGATGATCGAAGCAGGCCGCGCCGGCATCCCGATCCAGTCCGTGGGCCGCTTCACCGGCGATTGCGTCCGCAT